In a single window of the Caulobacter soli genome:
- the pseH gene encoding UDP-4-amino-4,6-dideoxy-N-acetyl-beta-L-altrosamine N-acetyltransferase, whose amino-acid sequence MSAETSHDVVLRDVTEADRQRLLDWRNSPEVAAFMYSDHRIGQAEHDRWFDGMAGDARRRYWVIEVDGEPVGLANLADIDARNRRCAWAYYLASPSVRGLGVGSYIEFWMIEYVFGTLGFDKLWCEVLLSNESVWKLHERYGFQREALFRHHVIKDGAPADVVGLGLLAEDWPARREEMAQRLLAKGYALPFA is encoded by the coding sequence ATGAGCGCTGAAACCTCGCACGACGTCGTCCTGCGCGACGTGACCGAAGCCGACCGTCAGAGGCTGTTGGACTGGCGCAACAGTCCCGAGGTCGCGGCCTTCATGTATTCCGACCACAGGATCGGCCAGGCCGAGCACGATCGCTGGTTCGACGGCATGGCCGGCGACGCCCGCCGCCGGTACTGGGTGATCGAGGTCGACGGCGAGCCCGTGGGCCTGGCAAACTTGGCCGACATCGACGCCAGGAACCGGCGCTGCGCCTGGGCCTACTATCTGGCCAGTCCGTCCGTGCGGGGCCTGGGCGTGGGCTCCTACATCGAATTCTGGATGATCGAATACGTCTTCGGAACCCTGGGCTTCGACAAGCTGTGGTGCGAGGTGCTGCTGTCCAACGAGAGCGTCTGGAAGCTGCACGAGCGTTACGGCTTCCAGCGCGAGGCCCTGTTCCGCCATCACGTGATCAAGGACGGCGCGCCGGCCGATGTGGTCGGCCTGGGCCTGCTGGCCGAAGATTGGCCGGCCCGGCGCGAGGAGATGGCCCAGCGCCTGCTGGCCAAGGGCTACGCCCTGCCTTTCGCTTAG
- a CDS encoding primosomal protein: MPTDIDYDDQDGAEALDETNLTDDGEDIANFDELDDVLDVTQADGDADEDDEDLDFDDEDVDDIDDELEGERDDEGLDIEREPLSAIAGDDEDAVESVSDDDDSAADFESAELAEDDIEALGYAKES, encoded by the coding sequence ATGCCCACCGACATCGACTATGACGACCAGGACGGCGCGGAAGCCCTGGACGAGACCAACCTGACCGACGACGGCGAGGACATCGCCAATTTCGACGAACTGGACGACGTGCTCGACGTCACCCAGGCCGACGGCGACGCCGACGAAGATGACGAGGACCTCGACTTCGACGACGAGGATGTCGACGACATCGACGACGAGCTCGAGGGCGAACGCGACGACGAAGGCCTGGATATCGAACGCGAACCGCTCAGCGCGATCGCCGGCGACGACGAGGACGCCGTGGAGTCCGTCTCGGACGACGACGACAGCGCCGCGGATTTCGAGTCCGCGGAACTGGCCGAGGACGACATCGAGGCGCTCGGCTACGCCAAGGAAAGCTGA
- a CDS encoding AAA family ATPase, whose protein sequence is MSSRFEGTADYVATDDLKVAVNAAVALERPLLIKGEPGTGKTVLAYEVAKAMGAPLLTWHIKSTTKAQQGLYEYDAVSRLRDSQLGDEKVKDVKNYIKKGKLWEAFESPVRPVLLIDEIDKADIEFPNDLLQELDRNEFYVYETNETIAAKVRPIIIITSNNEKELPDAFLRRCFFHYIRFPEEATMQAIVDVHFPGIKQKLVGEALRIFYDMRKVPGLKKKPSTSELLDWLKLLLVEDIDEATLREKDPTKLIPPLHGALLKNEQDVHLFERLAFLARREGSGARPGQ, encoded by the coding sequence ATGAGCTCGCGCTTCGAAGGCACCGCCGATTATGTCGCCACCGATGACCTGAAGGTCGCCGTCAACGCCGCCGTGGCGCTGGAACGGCCCCTGCTGATCAAGGGCGAACCCGGCACCGGCAAGACGGTGCTGGCCTACGAAGTGGCCAAGGCCATGGGCGCGCCGTTGCTGACGTGGCACATCAAGTCGACCACCAAGGCCCAGCAGGGCCTCTACGAGTACGACGCCGTCAGCCGCCTGCGCGACAGCCAGCTGGGCGACGAGAAGGTCAAGGACGTCAAGAATTACATCAAGAAGGGCAAGCTGTGGGAGGCCTTCGAGTCCCCGGTCCGCCCCGTCCTGCTGATCGATGAGATCGACAAGGCCGACATCGAGTTTCCCAACGACCTGCTGCAGGAACTCGATCGCAACGAGTTCTACGTCTACGAGACCAACGAGACGATCGCCGCCAAGGTCCGGCCGATCATCATCATCACCTCGAACAACGAGAAGGAACTGCCGGACGCTTTCCTGCGCCGCTGCTTCTTCCACTACATCCGCTTCCCGGAAGAGGCGACGATGCAGGCCATCGTCGATGTGCACTTCCCGGGCATCAAGCAGAAGCTGGTCGGCGAGGCCCTGCGGATCTTCTACGACATGCGCAAGGTGCCGGGCCTGAAGAAGAAGCCCTCGACCTCCGAGCTGCTGGACTGGCTGAAGCTGCTGCTGGTCGAGGACATCGACGAGGCGACCCTGCGCGAGAAGGATCCGACCAAGCTGATCCCGCCGCTGCACGGCGCCCTGCTGAAGAACGAGCAGGACGTGCACCTGTTCGAGCGTCTGGCCTTCCTGGCGCGCCGCGAGGGTTCAGGCGCGCGTCCCGGCCAGTAG
- a CDS encoding universal stress protein, with protein MSWARIMAPVAGAAVDRELLASAKALAEGFDAELACVHAPADMADLMPWMGEGFMGGVQVTALESLKEAAVEGHHAVDKMVGELGYGRCRTVSLESPVWAGLAMEGRLSDVIVFDSAAARGKGPLAESFQQMIADEQRPVVVARPGLKVGGTVLVAWDGGKEASRAMRTSLPLLQKAAKVVVAGAPGASSRNFSLDSLVAFLAARGVKAEAKVLDGTGNDAAALLLAAAKEVGADFLVAGAFGHPRLQEFIFGGTTRSLLNSDGPSLFLSH; from the coding sequence ATGAGCTGGGCGAGAATTATGGCGCCGGTGGCCGGCGCGGCCGTCGACAGGGAGCTTCTGGCTTCGGCCAAGGCGCTGGCCGAGGGCTTCGACGCGGAGCTGGCCTGCGTCCACGCGCCCGCCGACATGGCCGACCTGATGCCCTGGATGGGCGAGGGCTTCATGGGCGGCGTGCAGGTCACGGCCCTGGAGAGCCTGAAGGAGGCCGCCGTCGAGGGCCATCACGCCGTCGACAAGATGGTGGGCGAGCTGGGCTATGGCCGCTGCCGGACCGTCAGCCTGGAATCGCCGGTCTGGGCGGGCCTGGCCATGGAGGGGCGGCTGTCGGACGTGATCGTCTTCGACAGCGCCGCCGCGCGCGGCAAGGGCCCGCTGGCGGAGTCGTTCCAGCAGATGATCGCCGACGAGCAGCGGCCCGTCGTGGTGGCGCGGCCAGGCCTGAAGGTCGGCGGGACCGTCCTGGTCGCCTGGGACGGCGGCAAGGAGGCCAGCCGGGCCATGCGCACCTCGCTGCCGCTGCTGCAGAAGGCGGCCAAGGTGGTGGTGGCCGGGGCGCCGGGCGCCTCGTCGCGCAATTTCTCGCTGGACAGCCTGGTGGCGTTCCTGGCGGCGCGGGGCGTCAAGGCCGAGGCCAAGGTGTTGGACGGCACGGGCAATGACGCCGCGGCCCTGCTGCTGGCGGCGGCCAAGGAGGTCGGCGCCGACTTCCTGGTGGCCGGGGCCTTCGGCCACCCACGCCTGCAGGAGTTCATCTTCGGGGGCACGACGCGCAGTCTGCTGAACAGCGACGGTCCTTCGCTGTTCCTGTCGCACTAA
- a CDS encoding YfbR-like 5'-deoxynucleotidase: MAKGLHKTPPRAWQRMLSGRRLDLLDPSPMDIEIEDIAHGLARVARWNGQTVGEHGFSVAQHSVVVEEIATHIKPDLEPKWRLAALLHDASEYVIGDMISPFKAALGVSYKDFEARLEDAIHIRFGLPVKTPPAIKKLIKQADRACAFFEATQLAGFEHGESLAIFGAPPAGYDLKILPLPPFEAQARYVQRFHVLSRAAGFESAPGAAFETE; this comes from the coding sequence GTGGCCAAAGGGCTGCATAAAACTCCGCCCCGGGCGTGGCAGCGCATGCTGTCGGGACGCAGGCTCGACCTGCTGGATCCCTCGCCGATGGACATCGAGATCGAGGACATCGCCCACGGCCTGGCCCGGGTGGCGCGCTGGAACGGCCAGACCGTCGGCGAGCACGGCTTCTCGGTGGCCCAGCACAGCGTGGTGGTCGAGGAGATCGCCACCCACATCAAGCCCGACCTGGAGCCCAAGTGGCGACTGGCCGCCCTGCTGCACGACGCCTCCGAATACGTGATCGGCGACATGATCAGCCCGTTCAAGGCGGCCCTGGGCGTCAGCTACAAGGACTTCGAGGCGCGGCTGGAAGACGCCATCCACATCCGCTTCGGCCTGCCTGTGAAGACCCCGCCGGCGATCAAGAAACTGATCAAGCAGGCCGACCGGGCCTGCGCCTTCTTCGAGGCCACCCAGTTGGCCGGGTTCGAGCACGGCGAGTCCCTGGCCATCTTCGGCGCCCCGCCGGCCGGCTATGACCTGAAGATCCTGCCCCTGCCGCCGTTCGAGGCCCAGGCCCGCTATGTTCAGCGCTTTCACGTGCTGTCCCGCGCCGCCGGCTTCGAAAGCGCGCCCGGCGCGGCGTTCGAGACCGAATGA
- a CDS encoding sterol desaturase family protein, whose product MKTFDPVQMAIPFFVLAVILEIVLARLGKADARYEAKDTAMSLTLGLGSSIAGAILGGAIFAATVWVYQHRIFTIPMTAVWAWVVLFFAEDLTYYWFHRLAHERRVWWASHVNHHTSTHYNLSTALRQTWTGGIAGTWLLWLPLSFLGFPPAMVAIQKGISLVYQFWIHTEAIKRMPRWFEAVFNTPSHHRVHHARNARYLDANYAGILIIWDRMFGTFIPETDEEPCRYGTVKNLASFNLLTNVFHEWIGIGKDVVRHPHHALGYVFGPPGWSHDGSRDTSHTLKAKWRAREDSVRNDPDKIPLS is encoded by the coding sequence ATGAAGACCTTCGACCCCGTGCAGATGGCGATCCCGTTCTTCGTGCTGGCCGTCATCCTCGAGATCGTCCTGGCCCGGCTGGGCAAGGCCGACGCGCGCTACGAGGCCAAGGACACCGCCATGTCCCTGACCCTGGGCCTGGGCAGCAGCATCGCCGGCGCCATCCTCGGCGGGGCGATCTTCGCCGCCACGGTCTGGGTGTACCAGCACCGGATCTTCACGATCCCGATGACCGCCGTCTGGGCCTGGGTGGTGCTCTTCTTCGCCGAGGACCTGACCTATTACTGGTTCCACCGCCTGGCCCACGAGCGCCGGGTCTGGTGGGCCAGCCACGTCAACCACCACACCTCCACCCACTACAACCTGTCGACCGCCCTGCGGCAGACCTGGACCGGCGGCATCGCCGGGACCTGGCTGCTGTGGCTGCCGCTGTCGTTCCTGGGCTTCCCACCGGCCATGGTGGCCATCCAGAAGGGGATCAGCCTGGTCTACCAGTTCTGGATCCACACCGAGGCCATCAAGCGCATGCCGCGTTGGTTCGAGGCGGTCTTCAACACGCCCTCGCACCACCGGGTGCACCACGCCCGCAACGCCCGCTACCTGGACGCCAACTACGCCGGCATCCTGATCATCTGGGACCGGATGTTCGGCACTTTCATTCCGGAGACGGACGAGGAGCCTTGTCGCTACGGCACCGTCAAGAACCTGGCCAGCTTCAACCTGCTGACCAACGTCTTCCACGAGTGGATCGGCATCGGCAAGGACGTGGTGAGACACCCCCACCACGCCCTGGGCTACGTCTTCGGCCCGCCGGGCTGGAGCCACGACGGCTCGCGGGATACGTCGCATACGCTGAAGGCCAAGTGGCGGGCGCGGGAAGATAGCGTCAGGAACGACCCCGATAAGATCCCTCTCTCCTAG
- a CDS encoding porin family protein, with the protein MKTLMMSATLAALSVAVVPAFAQAQDTGVYGTLGYAGSRADGADTGAIQGRLGTKLTPHFGVEGELSGGVKDDNIDTNGVRSSIEQTHSAAAYAVGFLPVTPNIDLLARVGYGNTQFKQTLGGVESKFDADSVNYGVGAQYKVDDKNGVRVDYTRQQFRDNDAADANVVSVGYARKF; encoded by the coding sequence ATGAAAACTCTCATGATGTCGGCCACCTTGGCCGCCCTGTCGGTCGCCGTCGTTCCCGCCTTCGCCCAGGCCCAAGACACCGGCGTCTACGGCACCCTCGGCTATGCTGGGTCCCGCGCCGACGGCGCCGACACCGGCGCGATCCAGGGCCGTTTGGGCACGAAGCTGACCCCGCACTTCGGCGTCGAGGGCGAGCTGTCCGGCGGCGTCAAGGACGACAACATCGACACGAACGGCGTGCGCTCCAGCATCGAGCAGACCCACTCGGCCGCCGCCTACGCGGTCGGCTTCCTGCCCGTCACCCCCAACATCGACCTGCTGGCCCGGGTCGGCTACGGCAACACCCAGTTCAAGCAGACCCTGGGCGGCGTCGAGAGCAAGTTCGACGCCGACAGCGTCAACTACGGCGTCGGCGCCCAGTATAAGGTCGACGACAAGAACGGCGTGCGGGTCGACTACACCCGCCAACAGTTCCGCGACAACGACGCGGCCGACGCCAACGTGGTGTCGGTGGGCTACGCCCGGAAGTTCTAG
- a CDS encoding beta-ketoacyl-ACP synthase III — protein MPKAVIVATGLYTPPFSVSNTELVEAFNTYVERFNAANAEAIAAGEVTALAPSSPEFIEKASGIKARYVMNKTGIIDPEIMRPVLPERPNDQISILAEMAVEAAKQAIERWGKPVSEIGAVICAASNMQRAYPAMAIEVQQALGIEGFAFDMNVACSSATFGIKTAADFIATGSAKAVLMVNPEICSGHLNFTDRDSHFIFGDVATAVILEEESQATGGWEVLGTRLKTVFSNNIRNNFGFLNRTAPEGEGARDKLFVQEGRKVFREVVPMVSEMIVEHAGDIGVDPTGLKRLWLHQANINMNEMIGRKVLGRDPQPGENVIILDTYANTSSAGSIIAFHTANDDFAAGETGLICSFGAGYSAGTVFVRKR, from the coding sequence TTGCCTAAAGCCGTCATCGTCGCCACGGGGCTCTACACCCCGCCGTTCAGCGTTTCGAACACCGAGCTGGTCGAAGCCTTCAACACCTATGTCGAGCGCTTCAACGCCGCCAACGCCGAGGCCATCGCGGCCGGCGAGGTCACGGCGCTGGCCCCCTCCTCGCCAGAGTTCATCGAGAAGGCCTCGGGCATCAAGGCCCGCTACGTGATGAACAAGACCGGGATCATCGATCCGGAGATCATGCGGCCGGTCCTGCCCGAGCGGCCGAACGACCAGATCTCGATCCTGGCCGAAATGGCCGTCGAGGCCGCCAAGCAGGCGATCGAACGCTGGGGCAAGCCCGTCTCGGAAATCGGCGCGGTGATCTGCGCGGCCTCCAACATGCAGCGCGCCTATCCGGCCATGGCCATCGAGGTGCAGCAGGCCCTGGGCATCGAGGGCTTCGCCTTCGACATGAACGTGGCCTGCTCGTCGGCCACCTTCGGCATCAAGACCGCCGCCGACTTCATCGCCACCGGCAGCGCCAAGGCCGTGCTGATGGTCAATCCCGAGATCTGCTCGGGCCACCTGAACTTCACCGACCGCGACAGCCACTTCATCTTCGGCGACGTGGCCACGGCCGTGATCCTGGAAGAGGAAAGTCAGGCGACCGGCGGCTGGGAAGTGCTGGGCACACGCCTGAAGACCGTCTTCTCCAACAACATCCGCAACAACTTCGGCTTCCTCAACCGCACCGCCCCCGAGGGCGAAGGCGCGCGCGACAAGCTGTTCGTGCAGGAAGGCCGCAAGGTGTTCCGCGAGGTGGTGCCGATGGTCAGCGAGATGATCGTCGAGCACGCCGGCGACATCGGCGTGGATCCCACGGGCCTCAAGCGCCTGTGGCTCCACCAGGCCAACATCAACATGAACGAGATGATCGGTCGCAAGGTGCTGGGCCGCGATCCCCAGCCCGGCGAGAACGTGATCATCCTGGACACCTACGCCAACACCAGCTCGGCCGGCTCGATCATCGCCTTCCACACGGCCAATGACGACTTCGCGGCGGGCGAGACGGGCCTGATCTGCAGCTTCGGCGCGGGCTACTCGGCGGGCACTGTGTTCGTCAGGAAGCGGTAG
- a CDS encoding MBL fold metallo-hydrolase: protein MLTRRMLLAAGVSLAAPLPGAAAPITVPEIDRLALTLLADSTVSSFATPVERPGLKILPPERVASSYRLTLRGEWGYSVLADAAGAGGARHRVLIDFGYTPETLASNMALLGVDPATIDAMVLSHGHYDHFGGLAAVVGRVKRGTPLYVGGEEAFCARLRGVSPDGPSFGQLEKADLVAAGIDLRVTSTPQDVADIGFTTGRIPFVSSEKPRVPTSMLPGQGCRRADLDADRRDLDFFVDDAVHELGTAFHLKGKGLVVIGSCSHRGIINTVRAAQAASGVDKIHAIMGGFHLVPPQTQQQALQTLALMQALKPDYILPGHCTGEAFIAPAIAQMPDQVFRTVVGSRILFG from the coding sequence ATGCTGACACGTCGAATGCTGCTGGCCGCCGGGGTTTCGTTGGCCGCGCCGCTTCCGGGCGCCGCGGCGCCGATCACGGTTCCGGAGATCGATCGGCTGGCGCTGACCCTGCTCGCCGACAGTACGGTTTCGAGTTTCGCCACGCCCGTCGAGCGGCCCGGGCTGAAGATCCTGCCGCCGGAACGCGTGGCTTCGTCCTATCGCCTGACCCTGCGCGGCGAATGGGGCTATTCGGTATTGGCGGACGCCGCCGGCGCGGGCGGCGCGCGCCACCGGGTGCTGATCGATTTCGGCTACACGCCCGAGACCCTGGCTTCGAACATGGCGCTGCTGGGTGTCGATCCGGCGACGATCGACGCCATGGTGCTCAGTCACGGCCACTACGATCACTTCGGTGGCCTGGCCGCCGTCGTCGGACGGGTCAAGCGCGGGACGCCGCTGTATGTCGGCGGCGAGGAGGCGTTCTGCGCCCGGTTGCGCGGCGTTTCACCCGACGGACCCAGTTTTGGCCAGCTGGAGAAGGCCGATCTGGTCGCGGCGGGGATCGATCTGCGCGTCACGTCCACGCCGCAGGACGTGGCCGACATCGGCTTCACCACCGGCAGGATCCCGTTCGTCTCGTCCGAGAAGCCAAGGGTGCCGACGTCGATGCTGCCCGGCCAGGGATGCCGTCGCGCCGACCTGGACGCGGACCGGCGCGATCTCGACTTCTTCGTCGACGACGCCGTCCACGAGCTGGGCACGGCGTTTCACCTGAAGGGCAAGGGCCTGGTGGTGATCGGTTCGTGCAGCCATCGGGGGATCATCAACACCGTGCGCGCCGCGCAAGCCGCCTCGGGCGTCGACAAGATCCACGCGATCATGGGCGGCTTCCATCTGGTGCCGCCGCAGACCCAGCAGCAGGCGCTGCAGACCCTGGCGCTGATGCAGGCCCTGAAGCCGGATTACATCCTGCCCGGGCACTGCACCGGCGAGGCGTTCATCGCGCCCGCCATCGCCCAGATGCCCGACCAGGTGTTCCGCACCGTGGTCGGCAGCCGCATCCTGTTCGGGTAG
- a CDS encoding nuclear transport factor 2 family protein translates to MKVLALMLALAAPVSSTLVAAPAVAQVATPASPETVAALEKLNSEWLTAYKTHDGATLERILADDFEAIYPGGRILRKADLIKVATNPARVVSDIAWDDLKILVFGDVAVVRARSRMSGKTAEGDFASRNDYADVYVRRAGAWRAVSAHVVPVVD, encoded by the coding sequence TTGAAAGTTCTGGCCTTGATGCTCGCCCTGGCGGCGCCCGTCTCGTCGACGCTGGTCGCCGCCCCGGCCGTGGCCCAGGTCGCGACGCCGGCGTCCCCCGAAACCGTGGCGGCGCTGGAGAAGCTCAACAGCGAGTGGCTCACGGCCTACAAGACCCACGACGGGGCGACGCTGGAGCGCATTCTCGCCGACGACTTCGAGGCGATCTATCCGGGCGGCCGCATTCTGCGGAAGGCCGACCTGATCAAGGTGGCCACCAATCCGGCCCGTGTCGTTTCCGACATCGCCTGGGACGATCTGAAGATCCTGGTGTTCGGCGATGTCGCCGTCGTCCGCGCGCGCAGCCGAATGTCCGGCAAGACCGCCGAAGGCGACTTCGCCAGCCGCAACGACTATGCCGACGTCTATGTGCGGCGAGCTGGCGCGTGGCGGGCGGTCTCCGCCCACGTGGTGCCGGTGGTCGATTAG